In Candidatus Terasakiella magnetica, the following are encoded in one genomic region:
- a CDS encoding P-II family nitrogen regulator: MKMVMAVLKPFKLDDVREALTQLGVHGLTVSEVKGFGRQKGQTEIYRGAEYVVNFLPKVKIEIVTSDDMVESVVETIRTSAETGRIGDGKIFVYDVSKAVRIRTGESDDEAL, from the coding sequence ATGAAAATGGTAATGGCCGTCCTCAAGCCCTTTAAGCTTGACGATGTTCGCGAAGCCCTCACCCAGCTGGGTGTACATGGCTTGACCGTTTCTGAAGTTAAAGGCTTTGGCCGTCAGAAAGGGCAAACGGAAATTTACCGTGGCGCTGAATATGTTGTGAACTTCTTGCCGAAGGTCAAAATCGAAATCGTTACATCTGATGACATGGTTGAAAGCGTTGTGGAGACAATCCGCACCTCTGCTGAAACAGGTCGCATCGGTGACGGTAAGATCTTTGTATATGACGTGTCTAAGGCTGTACGTATTCGTACGGGCGAATCAGACGACGAAGCGCTTTAA
- a CDS encoding NAD-dependent epimerase/dehydratase family protein, with protein MDVRGKKFVSIGGAGLIGSHAMEELLKEDIKELTIYDNFSRGSKENLENVLSDPRVKIFEAGGDICQSDILNAALKDVDGVFQFAALWLLQCHEFPRSAFKVNVEGMFNVLEACVHNKVERLVWSSSASVYGDAVEDPMTEDHPFLNKNFYGATKIAGEAMATAFANRYGLQQVGMRYMNVYGPRQDYHGAYIAVIMKMLDAIDRGESPTIFGDGSEAFDFVYVGDCGRANICAMKADTTDRYYNVGTGTRTSLKELAEKLVEITGCSQPIKYQERSQATLVTNRVGCPKRAAEEISFDAITNLDEGLENLIEWRNSHKAAVEARRKAVGVE; from the coding sequence ATGGATGTTCGAGGCAAGAAGTTTGTTTCAATTGGAGGTGCAGGGCTAATCGGTTCTCATGCGATGGAAGAGCTTCTTAAGGAAGATATTAAAGAGCTAACAATCTATGATAATTTTTCCAGAGGCTCTAAAGAGAACCTAGAGAATGTTCTGAGTGACCCGCGGGTAAAAATTTTTGAAGCGGGTGGTGATATTTGTCAGTCGGATATTTTGAATGCTGCCTTAAAAGATGTTGATGGTGTTTTTCAATTTGCTGCCCTTTGGTTATTACAATGTCATGAATTTCCTCGTTCAGCCTTTAAAGTGAATGTTGAGGGCATGTTTAATGTGCTTGAAGCCTGTGTTCACAACAAAGTAGAGCGTTTAGTCTGGTCGTCTTCAGCCTCTGTTTACGGGGATGCGGTCGAAGACCCCATGACGGAAGATCATCCGTTTTTGAATAAAAACTTTTACGGTGCAACAAAAATTGCTGGTGAAGCCATGGCAACGGCTTTTGCTAATCGTTATGGATTACAGCAGGTTGGTATGCGCTATATGAATGTGTATGGGCCACGCCAAGATTATCATGGAGCTTATATTGCGGTGATCATGAAAATGTTAGATGCCATTGACCGTGGTGAAAGCCCAACTATTTTTGGTGATGGTTCTGAAGCGTTTGATTTTGTTTATGTCGGTGATTGTGGTCGTGCAAATATTTGCGCAATGAAAGCGGATACGACAGACCGTTATTATAATGTAGGAACAGGTACACGGACTTCTTTAAAGGAGTTGGCTGAGAAACTCGTTGAAATTACGGGTTGTTCGCAACCGATTAAATATCAAGAGCGTTCTCAAGCAACTTTGGTTACGAACCGCGTAGGTTGCCCTAAACGTGCAGCTGAAGAAATTTCTTTTGATGCAATTACTAACTTGGATGAAGGGCTTGAAAATTTGATTGAATGGCGCAATTCCCATAAGGCTGCTGTGGAAGCCCGCCGTAAAGCAGTAGGTGTTGAATAA
- a CDS encoding ammonium transporter: protein MTALKKLSKISLVAMLGLVAAIDPALAEGPDAEVQYILNTFLFLVCGFLVMFMAAGFAMLESGLVRSKNTATICLKNIVLYAVSGFMFYLVGYNVLYGGVEGGFIGSFSLWGPDDAAALGGDFSGGYAASSDWFFQMVFVATAASVVSGTVAERIKLWPFLGFVVVLSGFIYPTIAMWQWGGGWLAEMGFADFAGSTLVHSTGGWCALTGAIILGARKGKYDADGRVMPIPGANLPMATLGTFILWLGWFGFNGGSQLALGTAADAVAISNIFINTNMAAVGGTIAAAVLTQLVYKKVDLSMTLNGAIGGLVSITAGPDTPTLASAFLIGAVGGVIVVFVVPLLDKFKIDDVVGAISAHLACGIWGTMIVPATNADTSFATQAIGVVSIGAFVIVTSAIVWFILKATVGIRCSEEDEELGLDRAELGMEAYPEFGRGSQTV from the coding sequence ATGACTGCGTTGAAAAAACTTTCAAAAATCTCGCTGGTTGCCATGCTTGGGCTGGTTGCTGCGATTGATCCCGCCCTGGCTGAAGGCCCGGACGCTGAAGTACAATATATTCTAAATACATTTCTTTTCTTGGTTTGTGGTTTCTTGGTGATGTTTATGGCGGCTGGTTTCGCCATGTTGGAATCAGGTTTGGTTCGTTCCAAGAACACAGCAACAATTTGTTTGAAAAACATCGTTTTATACGCTGTTTCAGGCTTCATGTTCTACCTTGTGGGTTACAACGTGCTTTATGGTGGCGTTGAAGGTGGTTTCATCGGTTCCTTCTCTTTGTGGGGTCCAGATGATGCAGCTGCACTTGGCGGTGATTTCTCTGGTGGCTATGCAGCTTCTTCTGACTGGTTCTTCCAGATGGTATTTGTTGCAACAGCAGCTTCAGTGGTTTCCGGTACGGTAGCGGAACGTATTAAACTATGGCCTTTCCTTGGCTTTGTAGTTGTTCTTTCTGGTTTCATCTACCCAACTATTGCCATGTGGCAGTGGGGCGGCGGCTGGTTGGCTGAAATGGGCTTTGCTGATTTTGCCGGCTCGACACTCGTACACTCAACTGGTGGCTGGTGTGCATTGACTGGTGCAATCATCCTTGGTGCACGTAAAGGCAAATATGATGCTGATGGCCGTGTAATGCCAATCCCGGGTGCAAACCTGCCAATGGCGACATTGGGTACGTTCATCCTGTGGCTCGGTTGGTTCGGCTTTAATGGCGGCTCACAATTGGCGCTGGGTACAGCTGCTGATGCGGTTGCGATTTCAAACATCTTTATCAATACAAATATGGCAGCTGTTGGCGGTACAATCGCAGCGGCAGTCCTGACACAACTTGTTTATAAGAAAGTTGACCTTTCTATGACATTAAACGGCGCGATCGGTGGTCTTGTTTCCATCACAGCTGGTCCTGACACACCAACGTTGGCGTCTGCCTTCCTGATCGGTGCTGTTGGCGGTGTGATCGTTGTGTTTGTTGTACCGCTTCTCGATAAATTTAAAATCGATGACGTTGTTGGTGCAATCTCTGCTCACTTGGCGTGTGGTATCTGGGGCACAATGATTGTTCCTGCAACTAACGCTGACACTTCATTTGCTACTCAAGCTATCGGTGTTGTTTCCATCGGCGCATTTGTAATCGTTACTTCTGCGATCGTCTGGTTCATCCTGAAGGCTACAGTTGGCATCCGTTGCTCCGAAGAAGATGAGGAGCTTGGTTTGGATCGTGCTGAATTGGGGATGGAAGCCTATCCTGAGTTCGGTCGCGGCTCACAAACTGTGTAA
- a CDS encoding ammonium transporter, with protein METVKIGADVFFVLMGAIMVLAMHAGFAFLEVGTVRRKNQVNALVKIIVDFAVSTVAYFFVGYMVAYGVSFLAPASVISGASGDLFAKSGFDLVKFFFLLTFAAAIPAIISGGIAERARFFPQLIATAILTGLVYPFFEGIVWNGNFGLQAWIEESFGAGFHDFAGSIVVHGVGGWLALGAVVMLGARMGRYKKDGSVIGIPPSNIPFLALGSWILCVGWFGFNVMSAQSVEGVTGLVAVNSLMAMIGGILTAVVVGKNDPGFIHNGALAGLVAVCAGSDVMHPIGALVTGGLAGALFVWGFEKCQNKWKIDDVLGVWPLHGMCGLLGGLACGVFGLEALGGMGGVTFMAQLVGSLIGIAFATISGFVVYGVLAKTIGIRLDQEEEFRGADLSIHHIGAYPEEDLTQGR; from the coding sequence ATGGAAACCGTTAAAATTGGTGCAGATGTCTTTTTCGTGTTGATGGGGGCCATTATGGTTCTTGCCATGCACGCAGGCTTCGCATTTTTAGAAGTTGGGACTGTTCGTCGTAAAAATCAGGTGAACGCCCTTGTTAAAATCATTGTGGATTTCGCAGTATCCACCGTTGCTTATTTCTTTGTGGGCTACATGGTGGCGTATGGGGTAAGTTTTTTGGCCCCGGCCAGTGTGATTTCGGGCGCAAGCGGTGACTTATTTGCCAAAAGCGGTTTTGATCTGGTCAAATTCTTCTTCCTTTTGACTTTTGCAGCGGCTATTCCGGCGATTATTTCTGGCGGTATTGCTGAGCGCGCACGTTTCTTCCCGCAATTGATCGCAACGGCTATTCTAACCGGTCTGGTGTATCCTTTCTTTGAAGGGATCGTTTGGAACGGCAATTTTGGCCTTCAAGCGTGGATTGAAGAAAGCTTCGGCGCTGGTTTTCATGATTTTGCCGGCTCAATCGTTGTGCATGGTGTTGGTGGCTGGTTAGCCCTTGGCGCAGTTGTGATGCTTGGTGCACGTATGGGACGTTATAAAAAAGACGGCTCTGTTATTGGTATTCCACCAAGCAACATCCCGTTCCTTGCATTAGGCTCTTGGATCCTTTGTGTGGGTTGGTTCGGCTTTAACGTCATGTCTGCACAATCTGTTGAAGGTGTAACTGGTCTTGTGGCCGTGAACTCTTTAATGGCGATGATCGGTGGTATCTTAACAGCGGTTGTTGTGGGTAAAAACGATCCGGGCTTCATCCATAACGGCGCGCTTGCGGGCTTGGTTGCGGTTTGTGCAGGCTCTGACGTGATGCACCCTATCGGCGCGCTTGTAACAGGTGGTTTAGCTGGTGCGTTGTTTGTTTGGGGCTTTGAGAAGTGTCAGAACAAATGGAAAATCGATGACGTGCTCGGTGTGTGGCCATTGCACGGTATGTGCGGCCTGCTTGGTGGCTTGGCTTGTGGTGTCTTTGGCCTAGAAGCCCTTGGCGGCATGGGCGGTGTCACTTTCATGGCACAACTGGTCGGCTCCCTCATCGGTATCGCGTTTGCTACCATCTCAGGCTTTGTGGTCTATGGCGTGTTGGCAAAAACAATTGGTATCCGCTTGGATCAAGAAGAAGAATTCCGCGGTGCTGACCTCTCCATCCACCATATCGGTGCATACCCTGAAGAGGACTTAACGCAAGGTCGTTAA